One genomic window of Bradyrhizobium sp. B124 includes the following:
- the hpaR gene encoding homoprotocatechuate degradation operon regulator HpaR: MARKKSLDETRPGQGDDASSRRTPMREFSRSLPMSLLRAREAVMRQFRPSLRNHGLTEQQWRILRALTAVDEIEVTELARVAFLLGPSLSRILRDLEARALIERKAAENDGRRGVVSISAKGLKLIEAVAPTSEAIYAEITRRYGARKLAELHEMLGALEASLAGMGSADDAEAEADE; this comes from the coding sequence ATGGCACGCAAGAAATCGTTGGATGAGACCCGGCCGGGGCAGGGCGACGACGCATCGTCGCGACGGACCCCGATGCGCGAGTTCTCGCGCTCGCTGCCGATGTCGCTGCTCCGTGCGCGCGAGGCGGTGATGCGGCAGTTCCGACCGTCGCTGCGCAATCACGGGCTGACCGAGCAGCAGTGGCGGATTTTGCGTGCGCTCACCGCGGTCGACGAGATCGAGGTCACCGAGCTCGCCCGCGTGGCGTTCCTGCTCGGCCCGAGCCTGTCGCGTATCCTGCGTGATCTCGAGGCGCGCGCGTTGATCGAGCGCAAGGCGGCGGAGAACGACGGGCGGCGCGGAGTGGTCTCGATCTCGGCCAAGGGGTTGAAGCTGATCGAGGCGGTGGCGCCGACGTCGGAGGCGATCTATGCCGAGATCACACGGCGATATGGCGCGCGCAAGCTTGCCGAGTTGCACGAAATGCTGGGCGCGCTGGAGGCAAGCCTCGCCGGAATGGGCTCGGCTGATGACGCCGAAGCCGAGGCCGACGAGTAG
- a CDS encoding fumarylacetoacetate hydrolase family protein — translation MSAPRLATYSVNGATQYGAVTDTGIVDLSSRFAGDYPTLREAIAAGALTRLVEDAAKRAPDHALDAVAWQPPIPAPDKIICIGVNYPDRNAEYKDGSDAPKYPSMFLRVPRSFVGHNTPVVRPRVSPQLDYEGELVLVIGKAGRHIAESAALDHIAAITLCNEGTIRDWVRHAKFNVTQGKNFDSTGSLGPWIVPYTGEAQIADIRLTTRVNGEVRQDDRTSRLIFGFRYLINYISTFTTLVPGDIIVTGTPTGAGARFDPPRYLKPGDVVEVEAEGVGILRNGVVDEAT, via the coding sequence ATGTCAGCCCCTCGCCTCGCCACCTATTCCGTCAACGGCGCCACGCAGTATGGCGCGGTCACCGACACCGGCATCGTCGACCTCTCGTCGCGCTTCGCCGGGGATTATCCGACGCTGCGTGAGGCGATCGCCGCCGGCGCACTGACCAGGCTCGTGGAGGACGCCGCCAAGCGCGCGCCCGACCACGCGCTGGACGCAGTTGCCTGGCAGCCGCCGATCCCGGCGCCGGACAAGATCATCTGCATCGGCGTCAACTATCCGGACCGCAATGCCGAGTATAAGGACGGCTCGGACGCGCCGAAATATCCCAGCATGTTCCTGCGGGTGCCGCGCTCCTTCGTCGGCCACAACACGCCGGTGGTGCGGCCGCGCGTCTCGCCGCAGCTCGACTATGAGGGCGAGCTGGTGCTGGTGATCGGCAAGGCCGGCCGGCACATTGCCGAGAGCGCCGCGCTCGATCACATCGCCGCGATCACGCTCTGCAACGAAGGCACCATCCGCGACTGGGTGCGCCACGCCAAATTCAACGTCACCCAGGGCAAGAACTTCGATTCCACCGGCAGTCTCGGCCCGTGGATCGTGCCTTACACCGGTGAAGCGCAGATCGCCGATATCCGGCTGACCACGCGGGTCAACGGCGAAGTCAGGCAGGACGACCGCACCTCGCGCTTGATCTTCGGCTTCCGCTACCTCATCAACTACATCTCGACCTTCACGACGCTGGTTCCCGGCGACATCATCGTCACGGGCACCCCGACCGGCGCAGGTGCGCGGTTCGATCCGCCGCGCTATCTGAAGCCCGGTGATGTCGTCGAGGTCGAGGCCGAAGGCGTCGGCATCCTGCGCAACGGCGTCGTCGACGAAGCCACCTAA
- a CDS encoding 5-carboxymethyl-2-hydroxymuconate Delta-isomerase yields MPHFTLEYSANLDGLVDMGATVELVRKAAVETGIFPLGGIRVRAIRCEHYAIADGRKNYGFLDMVLRLGEGRDLTARKKAGEHIFKALSAHLDPVFANSKFALSFDMQINDKETSWKRNNIHDALKVETVNG; encoded by the coding sequence ATGCCGCATTTCACGCTTGAATACTCCGCCAATCTCGACGGCCTCGTCGACATGGGCGCGACGGTCGAACTGGTCCGGAAGGCCGCGGTCGAGACCGGCATCTTCCCGCTCGGCGGCATCCGCGTGCGCGCCATCAGATGCGAGCACTACGCGATCGCCGACGGCCGCAAGAATTACGGCTTCCTCGACATGGTGCTGCGGCTGGGCGAAGGCCGCGACCTCACCGCGCGCAAGAAGGCCGGCGAGCACATCTTCAAGGCGCTGTCGGCCCATCTCGATCCGGTATTCGCCAACAGCAAGTTCGCTCTGTCGTTCGACATGCAGATCAACGACAAGGAAACGAGCTGGAAACGCAACAACATCCACGACGCACTGAAGGTGGAGACGGTCAATGGATAA
- the hpaE gene encoding 5-carboxymethyl-2-hydroxymuconate semialdehyde dehydrogenase — translation MDKATPKSSADVFQANRDRAGPLLAKLKAEGIGHVIDGKVVPAASGQTFETKSPVDGTVLATVARGNAEDIDRAATAASKAFKAWRDMPATQRRKLLHRVADAIVERADDIAVLECIDTGQAHRFMAKAAIRAAENFRFFADKCGEARDGLNTPSDEHWNISTRVPIGPVGVITPWNTPFMLSTWKIAPALAAGCTVVHKPAEWSPVTADLLVKLAKQAGLPDGVFNTVHGFGEDAGKALTEHPAIKAIGFVGESTTGSAIMAQGAPTLKRVHFELGGKNPVIVFDDADLDRALDAVVFMIYSLNGERCTSSSRLLVQQSIAEKFIEKLTARVKALKVGHPLDPATEIGPLIHERHFAKVCSYFDVAKQDGATIAVGGKPHDGPGGGHYVQPTLVTGANATMRVAQQEVFGPFLTVIPFRDEADAIEIANGVQYGLAGYVWTGDVGRALRVADALEAGMIWLNSENVRHLPTPFGGMKASGIGRDGGDYSFDFYMETKHVSLARGTHKIQKLGV, via the coding sequence ATGGATAAAGCCACCCCGAAATCGTCGGCCGACGTGTTCCAGGCCAACCGCGATCGCGCCGGGCCACTGCTTGCGAAATTGAAGGCCGAAGGCATCGGCCATGTGATCGACGGCAAGGTCGTGCCGGCGGCCTCCGGCCAGACGTTCGAGACGAAATCGCCGGTCGACGGCACGGTGCTGGCGACCGTCGCGCGCGGCAACGCCGAGGACATCGACCGTGCCGCAACCGCCGCGTCGAAGGCCTTCAAGGCCTGGCGCGACATGCCGGCGACGCAACGGCGCAAGCTGCTGCATCGTGTGGCTGACGCGATCGTGGAACGCGCCGACGATATCGCCGTGCTCGAATGCATCGACACCGGCCAGGCACACCGCTTCATGGCCAAGGCCGCGATCCGCGCTGCCGAGAATTTCCGCTTCTTCGCCGACAAATGCGGTGAGGCCCGCGACGGCCTCAACACGCCCTCGGACGAGCACTGGAATATCTCGACCCGCGTGCCGATCGGCCCGGTCGGCGTGATCACGCCGTGGAACACGCCGTTCATGCTCTCGACCTGGAAGATCGCGCCGGCGCTCGCCGCGGGCTGCACGGTGGTGCACAAGCCGGCCGAATGGTCGCCGGTGACCGCCGATCTGCTGGTCAAACTCGCAAAACAGGCCGGTCTGCCCGACGGCGTGTTCAACACTGTGCACGGCTTCGGCGAGGACGCCGGCAAGGCGCTGACCGAACACCCCGCGATCAAGGCGATCGGCTTCGTCGGCGAGAGCACGACGGGCTCGGCGATCATGGCGCAGGGTGCGCCGACCCTGAAGCGGGTGCATTTCGAGCTCGGCGGCAAGAACCCGGTGATCGTGTTCGACGATGCCGATCTCGACCGCGCGCTCGATGCAGTCGTGTTCATGATCTACTCGCTCAACGGCGAGCGCTGCACCTCGTCGAGCCGGCTGCTGGTTCAACAAAGCATCGCCGAGAAATTCATCGAGAAGCTGACCGCGCGCGTGAAGGCACTCAAGGTCGGTCACCCCCTCGATCCGGCGACCGAGATCGGGCCGTTGATCCACGAACGGCACTTCGCCAAGGTCTGCAGCTATTTCGACGTCGCCAAGCAGGACGGCGCGACGATTGCGGTCGGCGGCAAGCCGCATGACGGTCCCGGCGGCGGGCACTATGTGCAGCCAACCCTCGTCACCGGCGCCAACGCGACAATGCGCGTGGCCCAGCAGGAGGTGTTCGGTCCGTTCCTGACCGTGATCCCGTTCCGTGACGAGGCTGACGCCATCGAGATCGCCAACGGCGTGCAGTACGGCCTTGCCGGCTATGTCTGGACCGGCGACGTGGGCCGCGCGCTGCGCGTCGCGGACGCGCTCGAAGCCGGCATGATCTGGCTCAACTCGGAAAACGTCCGCCATCTGCCGACCCCGTTCGGCGGCATGAAAGCGTCCGGCATCGGCCGCGACGGCGGCGACTACTCGTTCGACTTCTACATGGAAACCAAGCACGTCTCGCTCGCGCGCGGGACGCACAAGATTCAGAAACTGGGAGTCTAG
- the hpaH gene encoding 2-oxo-hept-4-ene-1,7-dioate hydratase gives MALSKDDIRAAAQRLDNAEKTRKQIRQLSLEYPRITLEDAYAIQKAWVEMKVAQGRVVKGHKIGLTSKAMQSALNIDEPDSGILLDDMFFADGGLVPTDRFIATRVEPELAFVMKHRLAGPNCTLFDVLNATDFVVPALEILDTRVERVDSETKATRKIFDTIADNAANAGIVLGGRPIRPLEADLRWIGALCFRNGQLEETGLAAGVLNHPATAVAWLANKIAPNGLALEAGQIVLAGSFIRPIETRKGDTIQADYGPYGSVSCYFA, from the coding sequence ATGGCCCTTTCCAAGGACGATATCCGCGCTGCCGCCCAACGGCTCGACAACGCGGAAAAGACCCGCAAGCAAATCCGCCAGCTCTCGCTGGAATACCCCCGCATTACCCTCGAAGACGCCTACGCGATTCAGAAGGCCTGGGTCGAGATGAAGGTGGCGCAGGGGCGCGTCGTCAAGGGCCACAAGATCGGCCTGACCTCGAAGGCGATGCAGAGCGCGCTCAATATCGACGAGCCGGATTCAGGCATCCTGCTCGACGACATGTTCTTTGCCGATGGCGGCCTGGTGCCGACCGACCGCTTCATCGCAACCCGCGTCGAGCCCGAGCTCGCCTTCGTGATGAAGCATCGCCTGGCGGGGCCGAACTGCACGCTGTTCGACGTGCTCAACGCCACTGACTTCGTGGTGCCGGCGCTGGAGATCCTGGATACGCGGGTCGAGCGCGTCGACTCCGAGACCAAGGCGACGCGGAAGATCTTCGACACCATCGCCGATAACGCCGCCAATGCCGGCATTGTGCTCGGCGGCCGTCCGATCCGTCCGCTCGAAGCCGATCTGCGCTGGATCGGCGCGCTCTGCTTCCGAAATGGCCAGCTCGAGGAAACCGGTCTGGCCGCCGGTGTGTTGAATCATCCGGCGACCGCGGTGGCCTGGCTGGCCAACAAGATCGCACCGAACGGGCTGGCGCTGGAGGCCGGACAGATCGTGCTGGCAGGTTCCTTCATCCGCCCGATCGAGACTCGCAAGGGCGACACCATCCAGGCCGACTACGGACCTTACGGGTCCGTGAGCTGCTACTTCGCTTGA
- a CDS encoding GntR family transcriptional regulator produces MSIPRAKSQTRRKQPAYALIKSALAKHIRTGDVPPGTVLSESAIATLFGSSRSPVRQAFEQLEHIGLVRRFDGRGVIAGKRKVDPRRVPITPEMFGLTDGPVEAVRSDAWDALYYKLEREIIYRSLFGRFRVSELALARHFRVGRTVARNLLLRAQAIGILEKGAKAHWYVVPLDEDRLRDIFEVRATLEPLLLKSAAPRIPTALLDRMAERLREGIQFRSRVGVGELDEIEGDLHIRCLGYGINREMVEALKRTHCAFVIGKHIQVALTAPQIDSFMDEHLVIIEALRARDGDAAAATLRRHIEWSHSKVAGWIAEFRAINVISRVPYMA; encoded by the coding sequence ATGTCGATTCCAAGAGCGAAATCGCAGACCAGACGGAAACAGCCGGCCTATGCGCTGATCAAGAGCGCATTGGCGAAGCACATCCGGACTGGCGACGTGCCACCCGGCACGGTTCTCTCCGAATCGGCGATCGCTACCTTGTTCGGCTCCAGCCGCTCGCCGGTACGGCAGGCCTTCGAACAGCTCGAGCACATCGGCCTGGTGCGCCGCTTCGATGGCCGCGGCGTCATCGCCGGCAAGCGCAAGGTCGACCCGCGGCGCGTCCCGATCACGCCGGAGATGTTCGGGCTGACCGACGGCCCCGTCGAGGCGGTGCGCAGCGACGCCTGGGATGCGCTCTATTACAAGCTCGAACGCGAGATCATCTACCGGTCGCTGTTCGGACGCTTCCGCGTCAGCGAGCTCGCATTGGCGCGGCACTTCCGGGTCGGGCGCACGGTTGCGCGCAATCTGCTGCTACGCGCGCAGGCGATCGGAATCCTGGAGAAGGGCGCGAAGGCTCATTGGTATGTCGTGCCGCTCGATGAGGATCGCCTGCGCGACATCTTCGAGGTGCGCGCAACCCTCGAGCCGCTGCTCCTCAAATCCGCTGCGCCGAGGATTCCGACCGCACTGCTCGACCGGATGGCGGAGCGGCTGCGCGAGGGCATCCAATTCCGCAGCCGCGTCGGCGTCGGCGAGCTCGATGAGATCGAGGGCGACCTCCACATCCGCTGCCTGGGTTACGGCATCAATCGCGAGATGGTCGAAGCGCTCAAGCGCACCCATTGCGCTTTCGTGATCGGCAAGCATATCCAGGTCGCCCTGACCGCGCCGCAGATCGATTCCTTCATGGACGAGCATCTGGTGATCATCGAAGCCTTGCGCGCCCGTGACGGCGACGCAGCCGCCGCGACCTTGCGCCGCCATATCGAATGGTCCCACTCCAAGGTCGCAGGCTGGATCGCCGAATTCCGCGCCATCAACGTGATCTCGCGGGTGCCCTACATGGCCTGA
- the hpaD gene encoding 3,4-dihydroxyphenylacetate 2,3-dioxygenase: MPVPTHVFDPPFNIIRCSHAVLDVTDLEKSATFYEKTVGLHIEDRDDNSVYLRASEEHQHHSVVLRKAAKAACNRLGFKVGNDGDLDKAASFFSENGIAYAFVDQPFQGRTLQFTDPFGFQIELYATMEKRPHLLRRYDLYKGCHPQRLDHFNVFAAEVQNTVDFYARLGFRLTEYAEEDGANGRIAAAWMHRKGNVHDFAITNGRGPRLHHIAYWVPTAMNIVHLCDVMASSGFLANIERGPGRHGISNAFFLYIRDPDGHRIELYTSDYFTGDHDHEPLRWSLRDPRRQTLWGAPAPRSWFEEGSTFAGQAVREPRFVADVLVAD; this comes from the coding sequence ATGCCCGTTCCAACCCACGTCTTCGATCCGCCGTTCAATATCATCCGCTGCAGCCATGCCGTGCTCGACGTCACGGATTTGGAGAAGAGCGCCACCTTCTACGAGAAGACCGTCGGCCTCCATATCGAGGACCGCGACGACAATTCGGTGTATCTGCGTGCCAGCGAGGAGCACCAGCATCACTCGGTGGTGCTGCGCAAAGCAGCGAAGGCCGCCTGCAACCGCCTCGGCTTCAAGGTCGGCAACGACGGCGATCTCGACAAGGCGGCGTCGTTCTTCTCCGAGAACGGCATTGCCTATGCCTTCGTCGACCAGCCGTTCCAGGGCCGCACGCTGCAATTCACCGATCCGTTCGGCTTCCAGATTGAGCTCTACGCCACGATGGAGAAGCGCCCGCATCTCTTGCGGCGTTACGATCTCTACAAGGGCTGCCATCCGCAGCGGCTCGACCATTTCAACGTGTTCGCCGCCGAGGTGCAGAACACTGTCGACTTCTACGCCCGGCTCGGCTTCCGCCTCACCGAATATGCCGAGGAGGACGGCGCTAACGGCCGCATCGCGGCCGCCTGGATGCACCGCAAGGGCAATGTCCATGACTTCGCCATCACCAACGGCCGTGGCCCGCGCCTGCACCACATCGCCTATTGGGTGCCGACCGCGATGAACATCGTGCATCTCTGCGACGTGATGGCCTCCTCCGGCTTCCTCGCGAACATCGAACGTGGCCCGGGCCGGCACGGCATCTCGAACGCCTTCTTCCTCTACATCCGCGATCCCGACGGCCACCGCATTGAGCTCTACACCAGCGACTATTTCACCGGCGATCACGACCATGAGCCGCTGCGCTGGTCGCTGCGCGATCCGCGCCGCCAGACGCTGTGGGGCGCACCGGCGCCGCGCTCCTGGTTCGAGGAAGGCTCGACCTTCGCCGGCCAGGCGGTGCGCGAGCCCCGCTTCGTCGCCGACGTGCTGGTTGCGGATTAA